In a genomic window of Cyclopterus lumpus isolate fCycLum1 chromosome 13, fCycLum1.pri, whole genome shotgun sequence:
- the ca4b gene encoding LOW QUALITY PROTEIN: carbonic anhydrase 4b (The sequence of the model RefSeq protein was modified relative to this genomic sequence to represent the inferred CDS: inserted 2 bases in 2 codons; substituted 1 base at 1 genomic stop codon), protein MFYIQFQSEVTCNHTCRGPELWALVSQHCSGKSQSPINIVTRRMXLDDXSFDFIGYQEAFHSCLINTGHSVQLDLPLGMRIKGGNLTAPYKAVQLHLHWGKDGGLGSEHXVDGEQFPMEMHIVHIKEEYDSISQAVRDNTGVAVLGFFFQKSKSANKKFDPLINALKYITQPTNRTTLKGVSLEMLTLPEKNMTKYFRYDGSLTTPTCAEAVTWSLFENTVPLSSKQLAVFGQLQFSNGKPMVQTYRPVQPLNERQVYYSRGHLAQLNNVLLLTSVLVSSALSPSPSSVTSPDLHYVAAPNKSE, encoded by the exons atgttttacatACAATTCCAATCTGAAGTTACATGCAATCACACCTGCAGAG GTCCAGAGTTATGGGCACTGGTTTCCCAGCACTGCAGTGGCAAATCTCAGTCTCCAATTAACATTGTTACAAGGAGAATGTGACTAGATG CTTCATTTGACTTCATTGGCTATCAAGAGGCTTTTCACAGTTGCCTCATCAACACCGGTCACAGTG TTCAACTGGATTTACCCCTTGGTATGAGGATCAAAGGAGGGAATCTAACTGCACCGTATAAAGCAGTTCAACTTCACCTGCATTGGGGCAAAGACGGAGGACTTGGGTCCGAAC ATGTTGATGGAGAACAATTTCCAATGGAG ATGCATATAGTCCACATAAAAGAAGAATATGACTCTATATCCCAGGCTGTAAGAGACAACACAGGCGTGGCTGTTCTTGGATTTTTCTTTCAG AAGTCCAAGTCTGCAAATAAGAAGTTTGATCCACTTATTAATGCTCTGAAATACATCACTCAACCCA CCAACAGAACAACACTGAAGGGTGTGTCCCTGGAAATGCTCACACTTCCTGAGAAGAATATGACCAAGTACTTTCGCTATGATGGCTCCCTCACTACACCCACATGCGCTGAAGCTGTCACGTGGAGCTTGTTTGAAAACACAGTTCCTCTAAGCAGTAAGCAG CTTGCTGTATTCGGCCAGCTTCAGTTTTCTAATGGAAAGCCGATGGTCCAAACCTACAGGCCCGTGCAGCCCTTGAATGAACGGCAGGTGTATTACTCCAGAGGCCATCTTGCTCAGCTTAACAATGTGTTACTCCTCACGTCTGTGCTGGTATCCAGTGcactctccccgtctccctcg AGTGTCACCTCCCCTGACCTCCACTATGTGGCAGCACCAAACAAGTCTGAATGA